A single region of the Lycium barbarum isolate Lr01 chromosome 2, ASM1917538v2, whole genome shotgun sequence genome encodes:
- the LOC132627841 gene encoding uncharacterized protein LOC132627841 isoform X1 → MKVHYMHLNGFSIKSIDPIEKNAEDALPPPTKLNVTSFLDIKDQAFQDINNTLTKKEFNILAIIVNCSPPRYVASVDKRLQELIVIDTLYIIDNKVSTTIQIDPPYSQCQQLQEWVAQNKETLTSFTMRSTSRSGSLIFVLMNEVVPIANIQSQEDGKAFYIEAKISFPNSLRSFCVLNCSSCGQEVRSTTKRKIHCMNCNKQSMLVPRCRFDVNLKDASGSATGMIMDKEGKNYYLLLQQRFTKELQLRMTTCLWKISKANLTRSCSEFK, encoded by the exons ATGAAAGTCCATTACATGCATTTGAATGGGTTCTCGATAAAAAGCATTGATCCAATTGAAAAGAATGCTGAAGATGCGTTGCCGCCTCCTACAAAGCTTAATGTTACCTCCTTCTTAGATATTAAGGATCAGGCCTTCCAAGATATCAATAATACTCTGACTAAAAAAGAATTCA ACATACTTGCAATTATTGTCAACTGTTCCCCACCAAGATATGTTGCGAGTGTCGACAAAAGATTGCAAGAGCTCATTGTTATTGATACCCT GTATATCATTGACAACAAAGTTAGCACAACAATACAAATTGATCCACCTTATTCACAGTGTCAACAACTACAAGAATG GGTCGCACAAAACAAAGAAACCCTTACCTCTTTCACTATGCGGAGTACATCCAGATCTGGATCTCTCATCTTTGTTTTAATGAATGAAGTAGTGCCAATTGCAAACATTCAATCCCAGGAAGAC GGAAAGGCATTCTACATTGAAGCAAAAATATCCTTCCCAAATAGCCTCAGGTCTTTCTGTGTTTTGAATTGTTCAAGCTGTGGACAAGAAGTACGCAGTACGACCAAGAGAAAAATTCACTGCATGAATTGTAATAAGCAGAGTATGTTGGTTCCCAG GTGTCGATTTGATGTGAATCTCAAAGATGCCTCTGGGTCAGCAACTGGGATGATTATGGACAAAGAAGGAAAAAACTATTATCTCTTACTGCAGCAGAGATTTACGAAAGAGCTTCAGCTGAG AATGACAACCTGCCTGTGGAAGATTTCCAAAGCAAATTTGACCAGAAGCTGTTCAGAATTCAAGTGA